The region AGGTTACGCAGGCGCCATTGGATCCAGACCACGGGCAGCCAGAACGCCCCGGTCACCAGATAGAGGATGAGGCTCAGGCCGATCCAGCCGCTGAACACCGGCACGCCGGTCATGTCCGCCAGGGCGCCCCCGGTCAGCGGCTGCACGATCACCGCGGAAGCGGTGAACAGCGTGTCGGCCACGACGACGATGCCGGCGGTATGGGCGATCAGGGCCGGATCGCCCGTCCGGTGCGCCATCAGCATGAAGAAGGCAATGCCGACGCCGGTGCCGAACAGCACGGTGGCGCCGATGACATGGGCCAGTTTCACCAGGGTGTAGAGGTCCATCAGCGTTCGTCCAGCAGCGCCAGGGCCGCGGCCGCCAGCAGCGCGGCCGGCACGATCTTCAGCAAGGGCCCCAGCGGGTCGAGCCACAGGCCCGGCTGCACCAGGGTGCCGCCCAGCAGATAGGCGGCACTGACCAGCAGCATGCCCTGCAAGGCCGGCCGTGCCCAGCGCCGGACGGCGACGGCCAGTCCCAGCGCCATGTCGACCGCCGCCCCGACGATCACCGCCCCCTTGGCCAGCGGCGGCGAGACCCCGGCCAGGGTCAGCACCGAGGCGGCCTCGGGAAAGGCGACGGCCAGGCTGATCAGGCCGGAGAGGAACCAGAACAGCCCCAGGGCCGCCAGGATCGCGGGTTTCAGGAAATAGGCCTTGGCGAACCAGCGCTCCTGCACCCCGGCCGGCCAGCCGTTGAGCATCTGGCGCAGCGAGCGCAGCGTCAGGCCCAGGTGGTGCCCGGCGGCCCCAGCATCGCCCTGGATCCCCAGGCGCAACTGTTCCAATGCCGCGCTGCGCATCGGGCTGCGCCAGCCCAGATAGGCCAGGCCGTCGCTGAGCCGCGCCGCCGCCCGCGCCAGCACGGCCGGCAGCGGCACCAGCCGCGCCGGGGCCAGGCCCAGCCAGCGCCTGAGTTCCAGGACCATGGCCTCGAAGGTCAGCACCTCGCCATGCAGCAGGTCCACGCTCACCCGGGCCGGTGTCGCGGGGGCGACAGCCCGCTCGACGGCGGCGGCCACGTCCTCGACCGAGACGACCTGCACCACGCTGGCCGGGTAGACCGCCG is a window of Oleomonas cavernae DNA encoding:
- a CDS encoding DUF2269 family protein → MDLYTLVKLAHVIGATVLFGTGVGIAFFMLMAHRTGDPALIAHTAGIVVVADTLFTASAVIVQPLTGGALADMTGVPVFSGWIGLSLILYLVTGAFWLPVVWIQWRLRNLARAAARERQPLPPAYFRLYRVWFAFGFPAFAAVVAIIWLMIARPDI
- a CDS encoding SDR family oxidoreductase; the protein is MRIVVVGAYGLIGSYVTARLLVDGHDLVGAGRDIGAARRRAPEVSWVEADLRTTSVEAWAALLRGADALVNCAGALQDSPRDDLHAVHLEGVRRLAAACRIAGVRRLVHLSAAGVAAGRGTAFNQTKLAAEVLLAGEDLDWIILRPGLVLAPAAYGGTALLRGLAAFPYVVPAVYPASVVQVVSVEDVAAAVERAVAPATPARVSVDLLHGEVLTFEAMVLELRRWLGLAPARLVPLPAVLARAAARLSDGLAYLGWRSPMRSAALEQLRLGIQGDAGAAGHHLGLTLRSLRQMLNGWPAGVQERWFAKAYFLKPAILAALGLFWFLSGLISLAVAFPEAASVLTLAGVSPPLAKGAVIVGAAVDMALGLAVAVRRWARPALQGMLLVSAAYLLGGTLVQPGLWLDPLGPLLKIVPAALLAAAALALLDER